In Solanum stenotomum isolate F172 chromosome 6, ASM1918654v1, whole genome shotgun sequence, one DNA window encodes the following:
- the LOC125869359 gene encoding pollen receptor-like kinase 3: MAAVLFQLHHLIFLFVFFLSHPTPCVSIGDDQVLLEFKELLLNTSLLDSSWKKGTNPCDNNNKWFGVQCDNKNVIQALLLGGVGLSGNLDVDVLISLQGLRVVNLANNSFSGTIPDLFRLGALKSLFIDGNQFSGDIPGDFFSKMGSLRKIWFSRNKFSGKIPDSLAGLKYLLELHLENNEFTGPIPSLSQANLATINFSNNKLQGLIPQSLSKFGSNPFQGNPDLCGNQIGRECKAVASGEKSEGSGSTKWIIIGLVVVLLLVAILFKSKRKDDQFEKLEKESLDEAVKVHLNKRSMSTRTSMRSSRKGRSRSGSDMGDLVVVNDEKGIFGMPDLMKAAAEVLGNGGLGSAYKAVLGNGVSVVVKRLRETNKFNKESFDAEIRRLARIRHRNILQPLAYHYRKEEKLVVSEYIPKGSLLYLLHGDRGIAHAQLNWTIRVKIILGVASGMKFLHSEFASYDVPHGNLKSSNILLSANNEPLLTDYAFYPLLNDSQAVQSLFAYKSPEAILNQQVTPKSDVYCLGIIILEILTGKFPSQYLSNQKCGTDVAQWARSAIEENRVSELIAPEIETEKDSLEMMEKFLHIGAACTESDHDNRINMKEAIRRIEEITNLM, from the exons ATGGCCGCTGTCCTCTTCCAGCTCCACCaccttattttcttatttgtttttttcctaTCTCATCCAACTCCTTGTGTTTCCATTGGAGATGATCAAGTCCTTCTTGAATTTAAAGAATTGTTATTAAATACCTCACTTCTTGATTCTTCttggaaaaaaggaacaaaccCTTGTGATAATAATAACAAATGGTTTGGTGTACAATGtgataataaaaatgttattcaagCCCTACTACTTGGTGGGGTTGGCCTTTCAGGGAATCTTGATGTTGATGTACTAATTAGCCTTCAAGGCCTTAGAGTTGTTAATCTTGCAAACAACTCTTTCTCAGGAACAATTCCTGATTTGTTTAGGCTTGGTGCTCTCAAGTCTTTATTCATTGATGGAAACCAGTTTTCCGGAGACATCCCTGGAGATTTCTTCTCCAAAATGGGATCTCTCAGGAAAATATGGTTTTCGCGGAACAAGTTTTCAGGGAAAATCCCTGATTCTTTAGCAGgtttaaaatatcttttagaACTCCATTTGGAGAATAATGAATTCACAGGACCTATTCCATCTTTGTCACAGGCTAATCTAGCAACTATAAACTTCtcaaacaataaattacaaggTTTAATTCCACAAAGTTTGTCTAAGTTTGGTTCGAACCCCTTTCAAGGAAATCCTGATTTGTGTGGAAATCAAATAGGGAGGGAGTGTAAGGCTGTAGCCTCTGGTGAAAAGTCTGAAGGTTCTGGAAGTACAAAATGGATAATCATAGGCTTAGTGGTTGTTTTGTTATTGGTGGCTATATTATTTAAGTCAAAGCGTAAGGATGATCAATTTGAAAAGCTTGAAAAAGAGAGCCTTGATGAGGCTGTGAAGGTGCACCTTAACAAGAGAAGCATGAGCACGCGCACCTCTATGCGTTCATCAAGGAAAGGACGCTCAAGAAGTGGCAGCGATATGGGTGATCTAGTTGTGGTAAATGATGAAAAGGGTATATTTGGGATGCCTGATTTGATGAAGGCAGCAGCTGAAGTCCTTGGTAATGGAGGATTGGGGTCAGCTTACAAGGCGGTATTGGGGAACGGAGTGTCCGTCGTGGTGAAGAGGTTGAGGGAAACCAATAAATTTAACAAGGAAAGTTTTGATGCAGAGATCAGACGACTCGCTAGGATAAGGCACAGGAACATATTGCAACCATTAGCATACCATTACAGGAAAGAGGAGAAGTTGGTGGTGTCTGAATACATTCCCAAAGGCAGCCTGTTATACCTATTACATG GTGATCGGGGGATAGCACATGCTCAGCTAAATTGGACTATTCGCGTTAAAATCATCCTGGGAGTTGCCAGTGGAATGAAATTTCTTCATTCAGAGTTTGCATCATATGATGTACCTCATGGGAACCTTAAGTCTAGCAACATTCTTCTTTCTGCAAATAATGAACCACTTCTCACAGATTATGCGTTTTATCCACTACTCAACGATTCACAAGCTGTCCAATCTCTTTTTGCTTATAAATCCCCAGAAGCCATACTAAACCAACAAGTCACTCCAAAAAGTGATGTATATTGTCTTGGaatcataattcttgaaatCCTAACTGGGAAATTCCCATCACAATATCTCAGCAACCAAAAGTGTGGAACTGACGTTGCACAATGGGCGCGGTCAGCAATTGAAGAGAATAGAGTATCAGAATTGATTGCTCCAGAGATAGAAACAGAAAAGGATTCCCTTGAAATGATGGAGAAGTTCCTTCATATAGGAGCTGCATGCACTGAGAGTGATCATGATAATAGAATCAACATGAAGGAAGCCATAAGGAGGATAGAAGAGATAACAAATTTAATGTAG